From one Caldithrix abyssi DSM 13497 genomic stretch:
- a CDS encoding DNA polymerase III subunit alpha: protein MSFVHLHNHTHYSLLDGAAKIKEMVKRAAELKMEALAITDHGNLFGVLEFYSEAKAAGIKPIIGMEAYIAPREHTLRKQVSGESTSYHLVLLAKNQTGFKNLLKLSSIAFLEGMYYKPRIDKKLLRQYSEGLIATSACMKGEIAYKLRQGEREKAIKLVEEYQDIFGEDFYLEIQNHYIPEEAAVYPKVYELAREMGVPVIATNDNHYLRKGDHEAHDILLCLQTGKDRDDPNRMRYGTEELYLKSADEMFKVFKDTPEVLERTLEINEKIDLEIEFDRRLLPRFPIPKSEGNIDADEYLRRLTYRGAEKLYPRIDGKVRERIEFELGVIKQMGYAGYFLIVQDFINAARQRDIPVGLGRGSAAGSIVAYCLGITQIDPLRYDLLFERFLNPERVSMPDIDVDFCMERRDEVIEYVRDKYGRKNVAQIITFGTMASRNVIRDVSRVLKIPISQADTIAKLVPTGAKPMPLEKAFAEVPELKELSESDDEKIQQLIKYSKTLEGIARHTSVHAAGIIITPDEITNYAPLYKTPDGEITTQWTMGWSEKIGLLKMDFLGLRNLTVIQKTEKMVSKRLGKPFKVSEAPLDDPLTFKLFSEGRTVGVFQFESSGMQEYLRKLQPTRIEDLIAMNALYRPGPMSMIDDFIQRKKNPNLIKYAHPKLEPILKETYGIIVYQEQVMRITSELAGFSLAQADIMRRAMAKKKAEEMKKQKKLFIEGCVKNKISEKVATEIADMIEKFASYGFNKSHAAAYAVIAYQTAYLKAHFPAEYMAANLSSEIGNSDRVKILMEECRNLGIRIKAPDINYSEAHFVALSQNEIAFGLGAIKNVGSAAIASIVEARKKHGPFKTIFDFLQHVDLRSVNKKVLESLIQAGAMDSLQGNRAQLFNMIETALEFAQSLQSQKQKNKNQRSLFDLVDDEEERNKLIAYPELPDVPDWNLTEKLKKEKELLGFYFSGHPLEPYRSIIKLYCTDVNRVRENVEKGGRPPQFFYIGGQIVDMRTIIDRRNQKMAFVKIEDFDHIYEVVVFGSTYPQFEAQLKENNVVCIKGRLNSDLDENMIKFVGQNIWPIQKIPEQMTRALIIKIDPQKLDDQLIYKLKLGLNSTSGDSRVFFEIPSENGRPYRLISNKLKILVTRNVLLQLEEILGLENLKVEVNEQ from the coding sequence TTGTCATTTGTTCACTTACATAATCATACGCATTATTCTCTGCTGGATGGGGCCGCTAAAATCAAAGAAATGGTAAAGCGCGCTGCCGAGCTGAAGATGGAAGCGTTGGCCATTACCGATCATGGCAACCTGTTCGGCGTGCTGGAATTTTACTCGGAGGCAAAGGCGGCCGGCATTAAACCGATCATTGGAATGGAAGCTTACATTGCTCCCAGAGAACATACATTGCGCAAACAAGTATCGGGGGAGAGTACCTCATACCATCTGGTACTGTTAGCCAAAAATCAGACCGGATTTAAAAACTTACTCAAACTTTCTTCCATCGCTTTTTTAGAAGGCATGTATTACAAACCGCGCATCGACAAAAAATTGTTGCGCCAGTACTCGGAAGGCTTAATTGCCACCTCTGCCTGCATGAAAGGCGAAATCGCCTACAAACTGAGGCAGGGCGAACGAGAAAAAGCCATCAAATTAGTAGAAGAATATCAGGATATTTTTGGCGAAGACTTTTACCTGGAGATTCAAAACCACTACATTCCGGAAGAAGCCGCAGTCTATCCAAAAGTTTATGAACTGGCCAGAGAGATGGGCGTTCCTGTGATTGCCACCAATGACAACCATTACCTGCGAAAGGGCGATCACGAAGCGCACGACATATTGCTTTGCCTGCAAACCGGAAAGGATCGCGATGATCCCAATCGGATGCGTTACGGCACCGAAGAGCTCTATTTGAAATCGGCCGATGAAATGTTTAAGGTCTTTAAAGATACCCCTGAAGTGTTGGAGCGCACCCTGGAGATCAACGAAAAGATCGATCTAGAAATCGAATTTGATCGCCGCTTGTTGCCCCGTTTTCCCATCCCCAAATCGGAGGGCAATATCGACGCAGACGAGTATTTGCGCCGTTTGACCTACCGCGGGGCAGAAAAGCTCTATCCCCGAATCGATGGCAAGGTGCGCGAGCGGATCGAGTTTGAGCTTGGCGTGATCAAACAAATGGGCTATGCCGGCTACTTTTTAATCGTTCAGGATTTTATCAATGCGGCTCGCCAGCGGGACATTCCGGTTGGTCTGGGACGCGGTTCGGCGGCCGGAAGTATTGTGGCCTATTGCCTGGGCATTACGCAGATCGATCCCTTGCGCTACGATTTACTGTTCGAACGCTTTTTGAATCCGGAGCGCGTTTCCATGCCCGATATCGACGTGGATTTTTGCATGGAGCGCAGGGATGAGGTGATCGAATACGTGCGCGATAAATATGGCCGCAAAAACGTGGCGCAGATCATCACCTTTGGAACCATGGCCTCGCGCAATGTGATTCGCGATGTGTCCCGCGTGCTTAAAATTCCTATTTCTCAGGCGGATACCATCGCCAAGCTGGTGCCTACCGGCGCCAAACCCATGCCTCTGGAAAAAGCCTTTGCCGAGGTGCCGGAACTTAAAGAACTTTCGGAAAGCGATGACGAAAAGATTCAACAATTAATTAAATATTCCAAAACGCTGGAAGGTATTGCCCGTCACACTTCGGTGCACGCCGCCGGCATTATTATTACGCCGGACGAGATCACCAATTACGCGCCGCTTTACAAAACGCCCGACGGTGAAATTACCACCCAATGGACCATGGGCTGGAGCGAAAAAATCGGCCTGCTTAAAATGGATTTTTTAGGGCTGCGCAACCTGACGGTTATTCAAAAAACAGAAAAAATGGTCAGCAAACGTCTGGGCAAACCGTTTAAGGTAAGCGAGGCGCCACTGGATGATCCGCTCACTTTTAAATTGTTTAGCGAAGGCCGAACCGTGGGCGTGTTCCAGTTCGAAAGTTCGGGCATGCAGGAGTACCTGCGCAAATTGCAGCCCACGCGTATCGAAGACCTGATCGCCATGAATGCCCTCTATCGGCCGGGCCCCATGTCCATGATCGATGATTTTATTCAGCGCAAAAAGAATCCAAACCTGATTAAATACGCCCATCCCAAACTGGAGCCCATTCTCAAAGAGACGTACGGCATCATTGTGTACCAGGAACAGGTGATGCGCATTACCTCCGAGCTGGCCGGCTTTTCGCTGGCTCAGGCCGATATCATGCGCCGCGCCATGGCTAAAAAGAAAGCGGAAGAGATGAAGAAGCAGAAAAAGCTCTTCATCGAAGGTTGCGTTAAAAACAAGATCAGTGAAAAGGTGGCCACCGAAATTGCGGACATGATCGAAAAATTTGCCTCCTATGGTTTTAACAAATCGCATGCCGCGGCCTACGCCGTTATTGCCTACCAAACCGCCTACTTAAAGGCGCACTTTCCGGCGGAATACATGGCAGCCAACCTTTCCAGTGAAATTGGCAACAGCGATCGCGTAAAAATTTTGATGGAAGAGTGCCGCAATCTTGGCATTCGCATTAAAGCGCCGGACATCAATTACAGTGAGGCTCATTTTGTGGCTTTAAGTCAAAATGAAATTGCCTTCGGTCTGGGAGCGATTAAAAATGTTGGCAGCGCCGCCATTGCCTCCATTGTGGAGGCGCGCAAAAAACACGGTCCCTTTAAAACGATCTTTGATTTTTTACAGCATGTGGATTTGCGTTCGGTAAATAAAAAGGTGCTGGAAAGTTTGATTCAGGCCGGCGCAATGGATTCTTTGCAGGGCAACCGCGCCCAGCTTTTTAACATGATCGAAACGGCCCTGGAATTTGCCCAAAGCCTGCAAAGCCAGAAACAAAAAAATAAAAATCAGCGCAGTTTGTTTGACCTGGTGGATGACGAAGAAGAGCGCAATAAACTGATCGCTTACCCGGAACTGCCGGATGTGCCCGACTGGAATTTGACCGAGAAGTTGAAAAAAGAAAAGGAACTGTTGGGCTTTTATTTTTCCGGGCACCCGCTGGAGCCCTACCGTTCCATCATCAAACTGTACTGCACCGATGTGAACAGAGTGCGCGAAAACGTGGAGAAGGGCGGTCGGCCGCCGCAGTTTTTCTACATTGGCGGGCAAATTGTGGACATGCGCACCATCATCGATCGGCGCAATCAAAAAATGGCCTTTGTTAAAATCGAAGATTTTGACCATATTTACGAGGTGGTGGTCTTTGGTTCCACCTATCCGCAGTTCGAAGCGCAGTTAAAAGAAAATAATGTGGTTTGCATTAAAGGACGGCTGAATTCTGATCTCGATGAAAACATGATCAAGTTTGTCGGGCAAAATATCTGGCCGATTCAAAAAATTCCGGAGCAAATGACGCGCGCATTGATCATCAAAATCGATCCGCAAAAGTTAGACGATCAGCTCATTTACAAACTTAAACTGGGATTGAATTCGACCTCTGGCGATTCCCGTGTTTTCTTTGAAATTCCCTCGGAAAACGGACGACCTTACCGTCTGATTTCCAATAAACTAAAAATTCTGGTTACTCGTAACGTGCTTTTGCAACTGGAAGAGATATTGGGTCTGGAAAATCTAAAAGTAGAGGTGAACGAGCAGTGA
- the dtd gene encoding D-aminoacyl-tRNA deacylase, whose amino-acid sequence MKVVVQRVKQASVKVDGKTVGQIGKGLLLLIGVDQKDDQEDIAFVADKCVNLRIFEDEQGKMNRSLLEVGGEILAISQFTLLGDTRKGRRPSFINAADPQKGNAFYQKFIERLREHGVKVETGIFGAMMDVELLNYGPVTLIVESK is encoded by the coding sequence GTGAAAGTTGTTGTGCAACGCGTAAAACAGGCCAGCGTAAAAGTCGATGGTAAAACGGTCGGGCAAATTGGTAAAGGACTGTTGTTGCTGATTGGCGTCGATCAAAAAGATGACCAGGAAGACATCGCTTTTGTTGCCGATAAATGCGTTAACCTGCGTATCTTTGAAGACGAGCAGGGCAAGATGAACCGTTCTTTGCTGGAAGTTGGCGGCGAAATTTTAGCCATCTCGCAATTTACTCTATTGGGCGATACACGCAAGGGGCGCCGCCCCAGTTTTATTAACGCCGCCGATCCGCAAAAGGGCAATGCCTTCTACCAGAAATTCATTGAACGATTGCGCGAACACGGAGTTAAAGTGGAGACTGGTATTTTCGGCGCCATGATGGATGTGGAATTGTTGAATTACG